A window of the Pogona vitticeps strain Pit_001003342236 chromosome 4, PviZW2.1, whole genome shotgun sequence genome harbors these coding sequences:
- the F3 gene encoding tissue factor isoform X1: MAPAAAPAPCRRALPLCALLSLLLRFSSGNTRVMTAVNITWSSINFKTLLQWEPEPTNYVYTVEIDGNLSNRDKTCIHTTKTECDVTNMLKNVRDTYTARIYSESPSEEDDYNIPPYGLSSPFKPYDQTEIGMPAIKYFEQKDKTLKIMIADPLTPYRSENGSFQTIRDIFKDDLKYTVYYWKDQSTGKKFVTERSNQFELSVDNGKSYCFYVQATVTTGLGSRNSPKSTEKCTSINREGLDGLDLDTILIIVAIATGVVLVIIILAVVVYKCTKARAAAKKKENIPPNL; the protein is encoded by the exons ATGGCTCCAGCCGCGGCCCCCGCGCCCTGCCGCCGCGCGCTCCCTCTGTGCGCGCTGCTCTCCCTGCTGCTCCGCTTCAGCTCAG gcaatactAGAGTAATGACAGCTGTTAACATTACTTGGTCATCAATTAATTTTAAGACACTTCTGCAGTGGGAGCCTGAGCCAACCAACTACGTTTATACCGTTGAAATAGATGG GAACTTATCAAATCGGGACAAGACATGCATTCATACTACAAAAACAGAATGTGATGTTACTAACATGCTGAAGAATGTAAGAGATACTTACACGGCTCGAATATACTCTGAATCGCCATCTGAGGAAGATGACTATAATATTCCTCCTTATGGACTCTCCTCTCCATTCAAACCTTATGACCAAA CTGAGATTGGAATGCCAGCAATcaaatattttgaacaaaaagATAAAACTTTGAAAATAATGATAGCGGATCCACTAACACCTTACAGATCTGAAAATGGAAGCTTTCAAACTATCAGGGACATATTCAAAGATGATCTAAAATACACAGTGTACTATTGGAAAGACCAAAGTACAGGAAAG AAATTTGTAACCGAGAGAAGCAACCAATTTGAACTCAGTGTTGATAATGGGAAAAGCTACTGTTTCTACGTCCAAGCAACTGTTACAACAGGCTTAGGAAGCCGTAACAGCCCCAAAAGCACTGAAAAATGTACCAGTATTAATCGGGAAGGCTTGGATG GTCTCGATTTAGACACTATTCTGATAATAGTGGCTATTGCAACAGGAGTTGTCCTCGTAATTATCATTTTGGCTGTGGTGGTGTATAAATGCACAAAGGCAAGAGCGGCAgcgaaaaagaaagagaacattcCTCCCAATCTGTAA
- the F3 gene encoding tissue factor isoform X2, translated as MTAVNITWSSINFKTLLQWEPEPTNYVYTVEIDGNLSNRDKTCIHTTKTECDVTNMLKNVRDTYTARIYSESPSEEDDYNIPPYGLSSPFKPYDQTEIGMPAIKYFEQKDKTLKIMIADPLTPYRSENGSFQTIRDIFKDDLKYTVYYWKDQSTGKKFVTERSNQFELSVDNGKSYCFYVQATVTTGLGSRNSPKSTEKCTSINREGLDGLDLDTILIIVAIATGVVLVIIILAVVVYKCTKARAAAKKKENIPPNL; from the exons ATGACAGCTGTTAACATTACTTGGTCATCAATTAATTTTAAGACACTTCTGCAGTGGGAGCCTGAGCCAACCAACTACGTTTATACCGTTGAAATAGATGG GAACTTATCAAATCGGGACAAGACATGCATTCATACTACAAAAACAGAATGTGATGTTACTAACATGCTGAAGAATGTAAGAGATACTTACACGGCTCGAATATACTCTGAATCGCCATCTGAGGAAGATGACTATAATATTCCTCCTTATGGACTCTCCTCTCCATTCAAACCTTATGACCAAA CTGAGATTGGAATGCCAGCAATcaaatattttgaacaaaaagATAAAACTTTGAAAATAATGATAGCGGATCCACTAACACCTTACAGATCTGAAAATGGAAGCTTTCAAACTATCAGGGACATATTCAAAGATGATCTAAAATACACAGTGTACTATTGGAAAGACCAAAGTACAGGAAAG AAATTTGTAACCGAGAGAAGCAACCAATTTGAACTCAGTGTTGATAATGGGAAAAGCTACTGTTTCTACGTCCAAGCAACTGTTACAACAGGCTTAGGAAGCCGTAACAGCCCCAAAAGCACTGAAAAATGTACCAGTATTAATCGGGAAGGCTTGGATG GTCTCGATTTAGACACTATTCTGATAATAGTGGCTATTGCAACAGGAGTTGTCCTCGTAATTATCATTTTGGCTGTGGTGGTGTATAAATGCACAAAGGCAAGAGCGGCAgcgaaaaagaaagagaacattcCTCCCAATCTGTAA